The genomic stretch GCTTCGTCCCTGCTACCTCTGAAGAAAACAAGTTTGGATGGCAGACCACAGATGGCATGTGAGGTCGCCCGTCCCACACAGGCCCTATGTGAAGGGCTCAAACAGTGCCCAGGCAAAGTCACGGAGAGCTTGTTGACTATCTGGGGTGCAGACCTGGCCTCCCTGAGGTAGTACAGTCTACAAAGCCTGGTCTGTCCAGGTCAGCAAGGAAACAACTCCCTTTCTCTATAACCGCCCTTAGGCACCATGCCCCAGGGCTTATATTAGGTTCAGAATTCTCTTTGGGAAGCCACACAGTTCCTGCCCAGACATAATCACTTCCAGTCAGCCCGGGAGAGAGGGGTGTGGGATATGGAAGATACTTGCTGTTTcgtttctcactcactcacccactcTGATGCCTGAGCAGGATTTCCAAAACCACCTCCCGGATGTGTGGGTCACACATTCCCCAGCCTGCTGGGTCCTCCCAAATCTTTCTTGCTGAGAAACGAGTTCTGTCCGAGTTCTGTGTTCCTGGTCCCTTCCCCCAATGGATGCCACTGTGCCCTTTTTCCCAACCCAGGACACACACCCCCTCCACTTCACCCATTGGACTAATAATCAGGGACACAAACACAGGTgtcctgtgctccagccccactgGCAGGCCTGGGAGGGAGGTTTGACCCAGTTGAGGGTTAGTGGTTCACTGACCTGTCTCTCCCACCTCTAGGTACAGGGCCGTATGGCTCATCCTCTTCATCCTGGGGCTGGGAACACTGCTCCCCTGGAATTTTTTCATGACAGCCTCTCTGGTGAGATTGTGGGTAGAGGACTGGGCTTGTGGGACCTGGATATGCCCTTGTGAAACCAGGCGAGAGATGCCAACCCTTCTGTCTGCCACCCCTGAAGTATTTCACAAACCGCCTGGACAAGTCCCAGAATGTGACCTCGGCTGCCACCGATAACCTGAACCACAATGTCACTGCCTCGAACTCCACACACCCTCTGGCCCGGAATTCCCTCAGTGCCATCTTCAACAATGTCATGACCTTGTGTGCCATGCTGCCCCTGCTAGTCTTCACCTGTCTCAACTCCTTCCTCCACCAGAGGTGAGCCCCTTTCCACCCAGATCCCCTGCCTACCCCACCACCCCTAGGCACCACTCGGATCGTAGCTGAGTTCTTGGCATCTTGGCAGGATCTCCCAGTCTGTTCGGATCCTGAGCAGTCTCATAGTCATCCTGCTGGTGTTTCTCATCACCGCCATATTGGTGAAGATTCCTATGGATGCACTGCCCTTCTTCATCATTACCATGGTCAAGATCATGCTCATCAACTGTAAGAAAGTCTTCCATCTTCCCacaccattcttttttgtttgcttgtttgattgattgatattttaaatttttttattgtggccaaaatgattacaaatctttcacaataatatttaaggtacatagggaCAATGAATAAGGGttattcccaccacctgtgttgtcccccctccacccctgttcccagtatgtatcccatattttcctcctttaccccccaggatgctagcgtaactggtctccacttgtaCAGCTGgtggtagattgggtatctattctgttgtcgttgactttgggtttggtgttcaagtctgatcattttttatttccactagatgttcatatgactgtctggtcctaGTACCGTCTAttccccccctcaaattatgaggctgagcaagatgattccagtaatgtggttctgttggagtgtttgattgattttttttttgtgggtgggcacccctgacagtgctcagaggaatcactcctagtactGCTGGAGATGAATCCAGGCTTCTTACATGAAAAGAGTGTGCTTCAGCCTGTTGAgctgtttctctactcttctttcACACCCACACACAGTCCATTCCCCTTCCATCTTCCAGAAGATAGGGATTCCCATGGGCAGTGAGGCACCAGATTGCTCCTGGAGCAGAGAGGAagaaagctagagagatagtaccatgggtaggattcttgccttgcatgcaactcacCTGGATTCTATCTTCGGTATCcctctggtcctctgagcccaccaggagtgattcctaagtgcagagtcaggagtaagccctaagtactgttgggtatggcccaagaacaaaaccaatacaaagcaaacccaaaaactacagagaggaaaacttGGATTCAGAGCACACCAGGCAGAGCTGGGGAGATATGTTTCCCACGCTAGAGCATATGGCGCCTAGTATAGACAATGTcctgagttccattcccagcaccacatgatccacGAGTGTTATATGACATAGCCAAACTGTGGGCCAAGGAGCATTGCCAGGAACGgcgcctggtgtgtgtgtgtgtgtgtgtgtgtgtgtgtgtgtgtgtgtgtgtgtgtgtgtggtgtgtgtgtgtgtgtacttgatGGGCGATGAAACAAAATTAGAGATCTCTTTTCCCATGTCCCAGTCACCACCACCCCCTGCTGATAAGAGCCCTGTTCTTCCCCCAGCATTTGGTGCCATCCTGCAGGGCAGCCTCTTTGGTCTAGCTGGTCTCCTGCCCGCTAACTACACAGCTCCCATCATGAGTGGCCAGGGTCTAGCTGGCTTCTTCGCTGCTGTGGCCATGATCTGTGCCATTGCCAGTAAGTCCCGCACCTCTGTCTTGTTTATTATGGGAGCAGAGTCAGGGAAGGCCTGGGGTGGAGTGCAGCCATCTCCTCATGGACCCATCCTGCCCGCTCCAGGTGGTTCCGAGCTGGCTGAAAGTGCCTTCGGCTACTTCATCACAGCCTGTATGGTTATCATCCTGACCATCCTGTGCTACCTGGCTCTGCCTCGGCTGGTGAGTACACGGACAAAGCTACGTTTGCAGTCTGTGGGGAGGGGCTCCAGGGCTCTGGACCCCAGTGCCAGTCCTGGAGATTCCACCATTGATCCTCCCTTTCCCTGTCTCCTTCTCCCTTGACTAGGAATTCTACCGCTATTACCAGCAGCTGAAGCTCGAGGGCCCTGGGGAACAGGAGACCAAGTTGGATCTCATTAGTAAAGGTCTCGAGAACCTAAAGAAGTGGAGAAAGGGGGTGTCAGGAAGGGGGGTGTGGGCAGTGTCAGATTCCTGGGCAGGCGGTCACATGACCTAAGGTTCCTGGGATAGCTCAGCACCTTGGGGACTTGTACTATGAAGTTGGGGAGGAAAGGGTACATGGGGTTAGTGCCTACCCCCAACTCCTCCCAGAGAAtattttctctgtccttctcaCAATGTTATCCCACCCCACAGGAGAGGAGCAAGGCACAAGCAAAGAGGCCAAACTTTCAGCCTCCAACACTCAGCCCGTCGGCAAAAGTCACTCTGTCCTCACCATCCTCCGACAAGTATGTGAAACAGTGGCGCGTCCTGTCTTCTGttgtcctttctctcccctccccacacTGCCTCTCTGGCCACTTCTCTGGAttcattcttctctctctttctcttgtgtGCATTCATGCGTGTTGGGGGAATTGTGGTTCTTGATTCTTGGTCCTAAATAGATGACTCTCATGAAGACGTGGCTGGTTCCTTTTCTTCCAGATTTCAGTTCCGGCTTTCTCTGTCTGCTTCATCTTCACTATCACCATTGGGATATTTCCCTCCGTGACCGCCGAGGTCCGCTCCAGCATTGCAGAGAACCACGCTTGGAGTGAGGATCCCCCAGGGTTCCCAGGGTGGGGACCGATGGGCTGGAGCAGGACTGGGAGAGGAAGAGCCAGGGCCACTGGCTCCTCAGCATGGCTTTCCTGAGCCATTTACCTTTCCCCATGCTGGAAGCATCTTTTCCTGTTTGCGACTTTTCCCTTGAGGGTCAGTGCTGCTAAATCTGCCTATCCGGACCTAATAATTGTAACTTTATTTACTCTTCCTTTTCTAGAGAATTACTTCATTCCTGTGTCCTGTTTCTTGACTTTCAATGTGTTTGACTGGTTGGGCCGTAGCCTCACAGCCGTATGCATGTgggtaagtgaaaaaaaaaggagacacctggggctggagaaatagctcagggttctggagtgatagtataggggATCGGggtcttgccttgtacacagccaacctggattcaattctcagtTCCTCAGAGGCTCCTCCAAGGGATCCAAGATTGATCCCTAAAAACAGCTagtagtaagccctaaacacactGCTGGACAGGGtccaaaaatttaagaaaaagtggACGGGAAACATCAAATTTGAACGAGAGGCAAAAGTTTAGACTGACATGCTAGAAAGGGAAATCGTGGGTCAgaaggtgaggcgtttgccttacatgtaacacaaaccaatttgatccccagcactacataccctaatatcatcccccaagtactgccaggggtgatccctaagcacagccaggagtaaggactCCTGGGTATGCCCAAAGgcaccccccccacaaaaaaaaagaaaaatggaatccCTGATAAGCAGGCTCATAGAGGGACCATGCCTGACTTCAAAACAGAGGTTTAGGGGCCCGGAAccgtggcgcaagtggtaaggcatctgccttgcacgtactagcctagggcggactgcatttcgatcccccggcatcccatatggtcccccaagccaggagcaacccctgagcctcaccgggtgtggcccaaaaa from Suncus etruscus isolate mSunEtr1 chromosome 18, mSunEtr1.pri.cur, whole genome shotgun sequence encodes the following:
- the SLC29A1 gene encoding equilibrative nucleoside transporter 1 isoform X2, with the protein product MTTSHQPQDRYRAVWLILFILGLGTLLPWNFFMTASLYFTNRLDKSQNVTSAATDNLNHNVTASNSTHPLARNSLSAIFNNVMTLCAMLPLLVFTCLNSFLHQRISQSVRILSSLIVILLVFLITAILVKIPMDALPFFIITMVKIMLINSFGAILQGSLFGLAGLLPANYTAPIMSGQGLAGFFAAVAMICAIASGSELAESAFGYFITACMVIILTILCYLALPRLEFYRYYQQLKLEGPGEQETKLDLISKGEEQGTSKEAKLSASNTQPVGKSHSVLTILRQISVPAFSVCFIFTITIGIFPSVTAEVRSSIAENHAWKNYFIPVSCFLTFNVFDWLGRSLTAVCMWPGKDSLWLPGLVLARVVFVPLLLLCNVQPRYYLPVFFEHDSWFILFMAAFAFSNGYLASLCMCFGPKKVKPAEAETAGAIMAFFLSLGLALGAIFSFLFRAIV
- the SLC29A1 gene encoding equilibrative nucleoside transporter 1 isoform X1 translates to MASHCFCPQQASEGGSYQPGKTQTAVTMTTSHQPQDRYRAVWLILFILGLGTLLPWNFFMTASLYFTNRLDKSQNVTSAATDNLNHNVTASNSTHPLARNSLSAIFNNVMTLCAMLPLLVFTCLNSFLHQRISQSVRILSSLIVILLVFLITAILVKIPMDALPFFIITMVKIMLINSFGAILQGSLFGLAGLLPANYTAPIMSGQGLAGFFAAVAMICAIASGSELAESAFGYFITACMVIILTILCYLALPRLEFYRYYQQLKLEGPGEQETKLDLISKGEEQGTSKEAKLSASNTQPVGKSHSVLTILRQISVPAFSVCFIFTITIGIFPSVTAEVRSSIAENHAWKNYFIPVSCFLTFNVFDWLGRSLTAVCMWPGKDSLWLPGLVLARVVFVPLLLLCNVQPRYYLPVFFEHDSWFILFMAAFAFSNGYLASLCMCFGPKKVKPAEAETAGAIMAFFLSLGLALGAIFSFLFRAIV